DNA from bacterium:
ACTGGTCTCAGGCTTTCAGCGACCGCATCGACTTCGCTCTTCAGGAGAACCGCCAGGGCCGTGCGCTCGATCTCGACCTGGTCATCGATTTGAGCGGAGTTTCGTACATATCCTCCGGGGGCATCAGGGTTCTACTGGCCCTGCACCGGAAAATGCAGGGAGCGGGCCGGCGGCTGGCGCTCTGCGACCCGGGGCCTCAGGTCAGCCAGGTGATGCGCATCAGCGGCATGTACGATCTTTTCGCCTTCTATCCCTCGGTGGGCGCCGCCGAGCGCCATCTCCGGGAGTTTCGCCCCTGATCACCGAACCGGGACGAGGCGCTCGGGTTTGAACGTATCTCCGTACAGTGGCGTGTGGTCCCGGATAAAGTCGCCCAGGGCTTCCCGGAGCGGAACCCCGGTTCGATATCGGTTCCGGCCCTCGGTGAACGCTTCGAAATAATCGCCGCCGCCCGCCAGGAACTCGTTCACCGTCACGCTGTAAACGGCCTCGTCCTCCAG
Protein-coding regions in this window:
- a CDS encoding STAS domain-containing protein; amino-acid sequence: MNISINENSGYLQVDLEGNFDANWSQAFSDRIDFALQENRQGRALDLDLVIDLSGVSYISSGGIRVLLALHRKMQGAGRRLALCDPGPQVSQVMRISGMYDLFAFYPSVGAAERHLREFRP